One region of Chlorobiota bacterium genomic DNA includes:
- a CDS encoding decaprenyl-phosphate phosphoribosyltransferase: MSRLLQPISDRIRLMRPSHWIKNAFIFAPLVYGKALMNAESDLRALIAFFAFCFVSSSVYILNDIVDRNADAQHPKKQHRPIASGKVGVGSAVVQLAVVAAVAALLAAQLPWQAGACIAIYAMLNLGYSFGLKHVVLLDIFIIAAGFMLRVLTGAKSIQVDVSEWLIICTLFLSLFLGVAKRRSELSHIGRGESRKVLEDYTPELIRVILNVSVAGSIMSYTLYTVSDHTQEFFGTDKFVYTVPIVMYGIFRYLYLDEKRQTAENPVSVLLRDPSLIATGIIWMLASVAIIYWG; encoded by the coding sequence GCGGCCATCACATTGGATAAAAAACGCCTTCATCTTTGCCCCGCTGGTCTATGGCAAAGCATTGATGAACGCCGAAAGCGACCTTCGCGCACTGATCGCCTTCTTCGCTTTCTGCTTCGTTAGCTCCAGCGTTTATATCCTGAACGACATCGTTGACCGCAACGCCGATGCCCAGCACCCCAAAAAGCAGCACCGCCCGATTGCTTCCGGCAAAGTAGGTGTTGGCTCGGCGGTTGTTCAGTTGGCGGTGGTGGCGGCGGTGGCGGCACTGCTGGCGGCCCAGCTTCCGTGGCAGGCCGGGGCTTGCATTGCCATCTATGCCATGCTCAATCTTGGCTACTCCTTTGGGCTGAAGCACGTGGTTCTGCTGGATATTTTCATCATCGCTGCCGGGTTTATGCTGCGGGTGCTGACCGGCGCGAAGTCCATCCAAGTGGATGTTTCCGAATGGCTGATTATCTGCACCCTTTTCCTTTCGCTCTTTCTGGGGGTGGCAAAACGCCGAAGCGAGCTGTCGCACATCGGGCGGGGGGAAAGCCGAAAGGTCTTGGAAGATTACACCCCCGAGCTTATTCGGGTGATCCTGAACGTCTCCGTTGCTGGCTCCATTATGAGCTACACCCTCTACACCGTCAGCGACCACACGCAGGAGTTTTTTGGGACCGATAAGTTTGTTTATACCGTTCCGATTGTGATGTACGGCATCTTCCGCTACCTCTATCTTGACGAAAAACGGCAGACCGCGGAGAACCCAGTTTCGGTGCTCTTGCGGGACCCTTCCTTGATTGCCACCGGAATCATCTGGATGCTGGCCTCCGTGGCGATTATTTATTGGGGATGA